One genomic region from Jilunia laotingensis encodes:
- a CDS encoding MATE family efflux transporter has translation MTTHRIQQESIKRRLAKLAAPIFIETLLIMMLGAVDIIMLSRHSDNSVAAVGVVNQIIMLTFLVFEVINLGTSVLCSQYLGARLEKKVVQVVGISLLVNLLVGGIISLFLFLMNKTILHWMGLSPELMADGVNYMRIVGGFAFFQAISLTLSASLRSANKAIYPMLVTVVVNILNIVGNYSLIFGKFGFPELGVEGAAISTAFSRGVAMVILFVILFRKHIHRFPLAYFRPFPWIELKNLMKIGLPSAGEQLSYSSSQVVITYFINMLGVEALATRTYCVNIIMFVYLFSISMAQGGAICIGHLIGEKKPHAAFLLGKYVMKKSVMITFILSCILAIAGHTILGWLTTNPEIIHMGVIILIIDTVLEIGRPINIFATNALRAAGDVNYPFFVGLIVMWSVAVGGGYLFGIHWGWGLCGMWVAFLLDENIRGVIFVRRWYSMKWIHKSFVRA, from the coding sequence GTATTAAGAGAAGGTTGGCGAAGCTGGCAGCTCCTATTTTTATCGAAACTTTGCTGATCATGATGCTTGGCGCGGTGGACATCATCATGCTGAGCCGTCATTCGGATAACAGTGTGGCGGCCGTTGGTGTTGTCAACCAGATTATTATGCTGACGTTTTTGGTATTCGAGGTTATCAATCTGGGGACATCCGTTTTATGCTCGCAATATTTAGGCGCGCGATTGGAAAAGAAGGTGGTGCAAGTAGTGGGAATATCATTGCTTGTTAATCTTTTGGTCGGTGGCATAATCAGTCTTTTTCTTTTTTTGATGAACAAAACGATCCTTCATTGGATGGGGTTAAGTCCTGAGCTGATGGCGGACGGTGTGAATTATATGCGTATCGTTGGTGGGTTTGCTTTCTTTCAGGCGATATCCCTAACTTTGTCTGCCTCCTTGCGAAGTGCCAATAAAGCCATTTACCCCATGCTGGTAACGGTAGTCGTCAATATCTTGAATATTGTCGGCAATTATTCGTTGATTTTCGGTAAGTTCGGTTTTCCCGAATTAGGCGTGGAAGGGGCTGCCATATCGACGGCTTTCAGTCGGGGAGTAGCGATGGTGATCCTGTTCGTGATCCTGTTCCGCAAACATATCCACCGGTTCCCGTTGGCTTATTTCCGTCCTTTCCCGTGGATCGAACTAAAGAATCTGATGAAGATCGGTCTGCCATCCGCAGGAGAGCAATTATCGTACAGTTCTTCGCAAGTAGTGATCACCTATTTCATCAATATGCTCGGTGTAGAAGCATTGGCGACCAGGACCTACTGCGTCAATATCATTATGTTTGTCTATCTTTTCAGTATTTCGATGGCTCAGGGAGGTGCTATCTGCATCGGTCATCTGATAGGGGAGAAGAAACCCCATGCAGCCTTTTTATTGGGTAAATATGTGATGAAGAAATCGGTGATGATTACGTTTATACTCTCATGTATCCTGGCGATAGCCGGTCACACCATTTTGGGGTGGCTGACTACCAATCCTGAGATTATCCATATGGGTGTGATCATATTGATAATCGATACCGTACTCGAAATAGGCCGTCCCATTAACATCTTTGCAACAAATGCTCTCCGTGCTGCGGGCGATGTGAATTATCCGTTCTTTGTAGGGCTGATAGTGATGTGGAGTGTTGCAGTGGGAGGAGGCTATTTGTTTGGTATTCATTGGGGTTGGGGCTTGTGCGGCATGTGGGTTGCGTTTCTTTTGGATGAGAATATCCGGGGTGTTATTTTTGTCCGCCGTTGGTATAGCATGAAATGGATACATAAAAGTTTTGTGCGGGCATAA